A genomic window from Silene latifolia isolate original U9 population chromosome Y, ASM4854445v1, whole genome shotgun sequence includes:
- the LOC141631842 gene encoding uncharacterized protein LOC141631842: protein MTGDKLKGGGSGPKTIPMSSPLYLHPSDSPSLNVTQIIFDGTNYDMWADAVKNGLDAKNKLGFIKGTVQKPSSSEEDDDLEFVAWRQCNAMLRAWLRNVIDPKLHPSITFTQSIAEIWEELRGRYSAGNAPRVHQLKGELNECKQGKETVVEYYTRLKIIWDELAKYSKIKNCNCGAAASIAKEKEEEKVHQFLMGLDAKVYGQIRSNLLMEDPIASLNRVYAIVLREERHSSLTQVKEERMDAAMATKINGGRDKGKYPRDDEEDTERPPPPRCSYCGKYYHTEENCYDKHGYEEVKARERGRGRRSRGGGNRGRGRGRGQHQANAMTGTNRLEEQGTSNIPFTAEEIDRLKILVKNSPDGTEKLQGMKITVNCEWLIDSGASHHMTGKREYLRNIWEEEHSTVSLPDGRQVEATDRTTKTMIGRGEHRGGVYYYQLNKDEIAGRMMSASDNKLWHRRKRPKLDNLRVLGCLCYVHNKDRTRDKFSERGTRCMFIGYPHSKKGWKVYDLREKRVFVSRDVIFYENIYPYHVSNSDSPSQNKIDPHIQNNPPYVDYNDDASLDHVVRGSVESGENDGGTHEHGGSETEPETEDRGGVVTETNAEQQMMGRGAREKFDPAWKKDYYCKSTRVITPNQPAHCEQSPSVRSGTRYPINNYVVNDCFSTTHKAFLAAIDKETEPITYQAAVKEGKWREAMSKEIEALEKNKTWRIVTLPRGKKAIGCKWVYKIKYKADGTVERYKARLVAQGFTQTEGVDFHETYAPVAKMTSVRCMLAVAVAKGWHIEQLDVNNAFLHGDLEEEVYMRIRQGFEKGAEMKVCKLLKSIYGLKQASRNWFAKLTVSLKNYGFIQSMADYSLFTLNRGDIFIGVLVYVDDMIVVSNNKDTCDKFKNFLNERFGIKDLGKLKYFLGIEVAHCKEGLFLNQRKYALSIIEETGMKGAKTVYTPIRQMTQFVHGKGIRFERHYEISSSSRSVGVFDYH from the exons ATGACCGGTGACAAATTGAAAGGAGGAGGGAGCGGTCCTAAGACAATTCCCATGTCGTCTCCATTATATCTACATCCATCCGATAGCCCTAGTTTGAACGTCACTCAAATTATTTTTGACGGCACAAACTACGATATGTGGGCTGATGCAGTGAAGAACGGATTGGATGCTAAAAATAAATTGGGTTTCATTAAAGGAACGGTACAGAAACCGTCGAGTAGTGAAGAGGATGATGACCTAGAATTTGTAGCATGGCGCCAATGCAATGCAATGCTGCGGGCATGGCTTCGGAATGTGATAGACCCGAAGTTACATCCGAGTATCACTTTTACTCAATCCATTGCAGAAATATGGGAAGAGTTACGGGGTCGATACTCAGCGGGAAACGCTCCTAGGGTTCATCAACTCAAAGGTGAATTGAATGAATGTAAGCAAGGCAAAGAGACAGTAGTCGAGTATTATACTAGACTAAAAATTATTTGGGATGAATTAGCCAAATATAGCAAGATTAAAAATTGTAATTGTGGAGCGGCGGCATCCATAGCAAAGGAGAAGGAAGAAGAGAAGGTGCATCAATTTTTGATGGGCCTCGATGCAAAGGTTTACGGTCAGATTCGATCAAATTTGCTCATGGAAGACCCAATTGCTTCACTAAATCGTGTCTATGCCATTGTCTTGCGAGAGGAGCGCCATTCTTCCCTCACCCAAGTTAAGGAGGAACGAATGGATGCGGCTATGGCAACGAAGATTAATGGTGGACGAGACAAAGGCAAGTATCCAAGAGATGATGAAGAGGACACGGAGAGACCACCACCACCGCGCTGCAGCTATTGTGGGAAATATTATCATACGGAAGAAAATTGTTATGATAAGCATGGATATGAAGAAGTGAAGGCCAGAGAGCGTGGCCGTGGTCGAAGAAGCCGTGGAGGAGGAAACCGTGGCAGAGGAAGAGGTCGCGGCCAACACCAAGCAAATGCTATGACAGGAACGAACAGACTAGAGGAGCAAGGGACTTCGAACATTCCTTTTACAGCAGAGGAGATCGACAGGTTGAAGATACTGGTGAAAAACAGTCCAGACGGAACCGAAAAACTCCAAGGTATGAAAATTACTGTAAATTGTGAATGGTTAATCGATAGTGGAGCCTCACATCATATGACGGGGAAGCGTGAGTATTTGAGGAACATATGGGAAGAAGAACATTCCACTGTTAGTCTTCCTGATGGAAGGCAAGTTGAGGCTACG GACCGGACTACGAAGACGATGATTGGACGCGGTGAGCATAGAGGAGGGGTATATTACTATCAGTTGAATAAAGATGAGATCGCTGGAAGGATGATGAGTGCTAGCGATAACAAGTTGTGGCATCGAAGG AAACGACCTAAACTAGACAATTTACGGGTTCTCGGTTGTTTATGTTACGTTCACAATAAAGACCGAACCCGAGACAAGTTTAGTGAACGGGGTACTCGATGTATGTTCATTGGATATCCGCATAGCAAGAAAGGGTGGAAAGTTTATGATTTACGGGAGAAGCGAGTCTTTGTTTCACGAGATGTAATATTTTATGAAAACATATACCCTTATCATGTTTCAAATTCTGACTCTCCTTCACAAAACAAAATTGACCCACATATACAAAATAACCCACCCTACGTTGATTACAACGATGATGCCTCATTGGATCATGTTGTAAGAGGGAGTGTAGAATCAGGGGAAAATGATGGTGGGACACATGAGCATGGAGGGAGTGAAACAGAACCAGAAACAGAGGATAGAGGAGGTGTAGTGACGGAGACGAATGCCGAGCAGCAGATGATGGGTCGAGGAGCACGAGAAAAATTTGACCCGGCATGGAAGAAGGATTATTACTGTAAGTCCACACGAGTAATTACCCCAAATCAGCCTGCTCATTGCGAACAGTCGCCGTCAGTCCGGTCAGGTACTCGATATCCTATCAATAATTATGTTGTTAATGATTGTTTTTCGACTACTCATAAGGCTTTTCTAGCTGCAATTGATAAAGAAACAGAGCCCATTACTTATCAAGCAGCCGTGAAGGAAGGAAAGTGGAGAGAAGCAATGAGTAAGGAAATAGAGGCGTTGGAAAAAAATAAGACATGGAGAATCGTGACACTGCCAAGAGGAAAGAAAGCCATCGGATGCAAATGGGTATACAAAATTAAATACAAGGCCGATGGAACTGTGGAGAGATACAAAGCTCGTTTGGTGGCACAAGGTTTCACACAAACAGAGGGAGTCGATTTTCATGAAACTTATGCGCCGGTAGCAAAGATGACGAGTGTAAGATGTATGTTGGCAGTGGCAGTGGCGAAAGGATGGCATATAGAGCAACTCGATGTGAACAATGCCTTTTTGCACGGAGACCTTGAAGAAGAAGTATACATGAGAATACGCCAAGGATTCGAAAAAGGAGCGGAAATGAAGGTATGCAAATTACTTAAATCAATTTACGGTCTAAAACAAGCTTCACGTAATTGGTTTGCGAAATTAACGGTATCCTTAAAGAATTATGGGTTTATACAGTCAATGGCGGATTATTCTCTATTTACTTTGAATCGAGGTGATATCTTTATTGGGGTGCTcgtatatgttgatgatatgatAGTGGTGAGTAATAATAAAGATACATGTGACAAATTCAAAAATTTCTTGAACGAGAGATTTGGAATTAAAGACTTGGGAAAATTGAAGTATTTTCTAGGCATAGAGGTAGCTCATTGCAAAGAAGGATTGTTTCTAAATCAAAGAAAGTATGCATTGAGTATAATAGAGGAGACGGGAATGAAGGGAGCGAAGACCGTCTATACACCTATTAGGCAAATGACACAATTTGTCCATGGCAAAGGGATACGTTTTGAAAGACATTATGAAATATCGTCGTCTAGTAGGTCGGTTGGTGTATTTGACTATCACTAG